The following coding sequences are from one Mesorhizobium onobrychidis window:
- a CDS encoding EscU/YscU/HrcU family type III secretion system export apparatus switch protein, whose protein sequence is MSDTSEEKTHAATPKKLNDARRKGQLPRSSDFVRAAGTCAGLGYLWLKGSVIEDKCREVLLFADKLQNLPFDVAVRQAVVVLLELTLATVGPLLGTLAAAAILASLLANGGFVFSLEPMKPTFEKIDPFQGLKRLVSARSMVELGKTLLKAFVLSATFSFCLLGMWKTMVYLPVCGMGCLGLVVAGAKLLIGIGAGALLAAGLIDLLLQRALFLREMRMTQTEVTREVKDQQGAPEVKGERRRIREDAADDPPLGVHRATLVFKGRAILIGLRYVRGETGVPVLVCRAEGERASHLLSEARALGLEIVDNHVLAHQLISKAKLGNPVPGQYFEPVARALFAAGLA, encoded by the coding sequence ATGAGCGACACGAGTGAAGAGAAGACACACGCCGCAACCCCCAAGAAGCTAAACGACGCACGCAGAAAAGGGCAGTTGCCACGTAGCTCCGATTTCGTTCGGGCGGCCGGCACTTGCGCTGGGCTAGGGTACCTATGGCTAAAAGGCAGCGTGATCGAAGACAAATGCCGCGAGGTGCTGCTATTTGCCGACAAGCTGCAGAACCTGCCTTTCGATGTCGCGGTCCGGCAGGCGGTGGTTGTGCTACTCGAACTCACACTGGCAACTGTCGGCCCGCTGCTTGGAACCCTCGCCGCTGCGGCGATTTTGGCCAGCTTGTTAGCCAATGGTGGATTTGTTTTCTCTCTCGAGCCAATGAAGCCCACCTTTGAGAAAATCGATCCTTTTCAAGGGCTGAAGCGCTTGGTGTCTGCGCGTTCTATGGTCGAACTTGGCAAGACGCTGCTTAAGGCATTCGTTCTCAGTGCAACCTTTTCCTTTTGCCTTCTCGGCATGTGGAAGACGATGGTCTATCTGCCGGTCTGCGGCATGGGCTGTCTGGGCCTTGTCGTTGCGGGGGCAAAACTGCTGATCGGAATTGGTGCCGGCGCACTTCTGGCCGCCGGCCTGATCGATCTCCTGTTGCAGCGTGCATTGTTTCTGCGCGAAATGCGAATGACCCAGACTGAAGTCACGCGCGAGGTGAAGGATCAGCAAGGGGCGCCCGAGGTGAAGGGTGAACGACGTCGCATCCGCGAGGATGCAGCTGACGATCCTCCCCTTGGTGTGCATCGCGCCACGCTGGTCTTCAAAGGAAGGGCGATACTGATCGGTCTACGCTACGTTCGTGGTGAGACCGGGGTGCCGGTCCTGGTTTGCCGCGCCGAAGGCGAGCGCGCGTCACACCTGCTGAGCGAGGCGCGGGCGCTAGGCCTCGAAATTGTCGATAACCATGTTCTAGCGCATCAGCTCATCAGCAAAGCGAAACTCGGCAACCCTGTTCCTGGGCAATATTTCGAGCCCGTGGCGAGAGCACTCTTCGCCGCAGGCTTGGCTTAG